The following coding sequences are from one bacterium window:
- a CDS encoding DUF1080 domain-containing protein, producing MKKMIVLTVAVAGMVLFLQSCGSQMSVPPKTHPDVSGWQSLFAPDLSDAVFPAGIWTVEGGVMTASEDQCIWTKKDYANFVLDLEFKTADGTNSGVIVYCTDVKDWIPHSVEIQIADDFAEQWAKSPKTWQCGAIFGHLAPSMSMVKKPGEWNRFTITCMGKMIYVMLNGMQVTEMNMDLWKNAKTNPDGSEIPAWLSTPFSELPTHGFIGFQGKHAGAPIYFRNIKIKELK from the coding sequence ATGAAAAAAATGATCGTTCTGACTGTGGCGGTTGCCGGCATGGTTCTGTTCCTCCAGTCGTGCGGTTCCCAGATGTCCGTACCGCCCAAGACACATCCGGATGTCAGCGGCTGGCAGAGCCTGTTTGCGCCGGATTTATCCGATGCGGTGTTTCCGGCCGGGATTTGGACGGTTGAGGGCGGCGTCATGACCGCCAGCGAAGACCAGTGTATCTGGACCAAAAAGGATTATGCGAATTTCGTGCTCGACCTCGAATTCAAGACTGCGGATGGCACCAACAGCGGAGTCATCGTGTACTGCACCGATGTGAAAGACTGGATTCCCCATTCGGTGGAGATACAGATTGCGGACGATTTTGCCGAGCAATGGGCGAAAAGCCCGAAAACATGGCAGTGCGGCGCTATTTTCGGTCATCTTGCCCCAAGCATGAGCATGGTTAAAAAACCCGGCGAATGGAACCGTTTCACTATCACATGCATGGGAAAAATGATCTATGTCATGCTGAACGGGATGCAGGTTACGGAGATGAACATGGACCTGTGGAAAAACGCGAAAACCAACCCCGACGGGAGCGAAATCCCGGCATGGCTGAGCACGCCGTTTTCAGAGCTTCCCACCCACGGATTCATAGGATTCCAGGGAAAACATGCCGGAGCACCTATCTATTTCCGGAATATCAAGATAAAAGAATTGAAATAA